In Pseudomonas sp. p1(2021b), the genomic window CTTCCTGGTCGGCATCGACCTTGGCGCCATAGAGCCGGGCGATCTTGGCCGCCACCTGCTGGCGCAACGCCGGCAGGCCGGTCATCGGCGAATACTGGTTGTGCCCTGCCAGCACATGGCGACAGACGGCATCGAGCAACGCCTGGGGCGCGTCGAAGTCGGGGAAGCCCTGGGAGAGGTTGAGCGCACCGGTCTGTACGGCCAACTGCGACATAGTGGTGAAGATGGTCGTGCCGACGTTCGGCAATTTGCTGCGGATCATGACGCCCTCTTTCCTCGACACTGCATTCGGCACGGGGTAGAGGCCGAGCATAGCGGATCGGGCGGTCAGGAAAAAGGTTGAAACAAGATGGGCTGCTACGCAGCCCAATCGCGGGACAAGCCCGCTCCTACAGACTTACCGCGGCCGGTGAACCTGTGGGAGCGGGCTTGTCCCGCGATGGGGCTGTAGCAGAGCGCGGGGCTTACTTGCGCTTGTCCTTGCGCTTCTTCTCGGCCTTCTTGTGGTGCGACATCAGGCGGCGCTTCTTGTTGACCTGGCGGTCGGTGAGGGTGTTCTTCTTGCCCTCGAACGGGTTGTCGCTGCCCTTGTACTCGATGCGGATCGGCGTGCCGACCAGCTTGAGTACCCGGCGGTAGGTGTTTTCCAGGTAGCGCGAGTAGGAGCGCGGGATCTTGTCGGTCTGGTTGCCGTGGATCACGATCAGCGGCGGGTTCGCGCCACCGAGGTGGGCATAGCGCAGCTTGATCCGGCGACCGTTGACCATCGGCGGCTGGTGCTCGCTGATGGCATCCTCGAGGATCTGGGTCAGGCGGCTGGTCGGCCAGCGGGTGACGGCAGATTTGAATGCAGCCTGCACCGACTTGTACAGGTGACCTACGCCCGTGCCGTGCAGGGCGGAGATGAAGTGGATGTCGGCGAAGTCGACGAAGAACAGCCGGCGCTCCAGCTCGGTCTTGACGTAGTCGCGCTCGCTCGGCTCCATGCCGTCCCACTTGTTCAAGGCGATGACGATGGCACGGCCGGCTTCCAGGGCAAAGCCCAGCAGGTTCAGGTCATGGTCGACCACGCCTTCGCGGGCATCCATGACGAAGATCACCACGTTGGCGTCCTTGATCGCCTGCAGCGTCTTGACCACCGAGAACTTCTCGACTTCCTCGTGGATCTTGCCGCGCTTGCGCACCCCAGCGGTGTCGATGAAGGTGTACTTCTCGTCGTCGCGCTCGAACGGGATGTAGATACTGTCGCGGGTGGTACCCGGCTGGTCGTATACCACCACGCGCTCTTCGCCGAGCATGCGGTTGACCAGGGTCGACTTGCCGACGTTGGGGCGGCCGATGATGGCGATCTTGATGCCATCCTTCTCGCTCGGGCCCGGGATGCGCGTGGCCTCCTCGCCTTCGGCGACTTCCTCGTCGAGGGCTTCCTCGACCTTGTCGCGCGGGATATGGCCGAGCACGGCTTCCATCAGCGCGTTGATGCCACGGCCCTGGGAGCCGGCCACCGGAATGGCGTTGCCCATGCCCAAGGGCGAGAACTCGGCGCGGGCGACGTCCGCATCGATGTTGTCGATCTTGTTGGCGACCAGGATGGCTTCCTTGTTCCGCTTGCGCAGGTGCTCGGCGATCATCTGGTCGGCAGCGGTCATGCCGGCGCGGGCGTCTACCAGGAACAGGACATAGTCGGCTTCCTCGATAGCCATCAGCGACTGCTCGGCCATCTTCTCGTCCATGCCCACTTCGTCGCCGGTGATACCGCCGGTGTCGATCAGGATGTAGGAGCGACCCTGCCAGGTGGCATCGCCATACTGGCGGTCACGGGTCAGGCCCGACAGGTCGCCGACGATGGCATCGCGGGTCTTGGTCAGGCGGTTGAACATGGTGGATTTGCCGACGTTCGGCCGTCCCACCAGGGCGATTACGGGAACCATGCGGCTCTCCACTCTTGAATTCTTGAAAATGCAAAGGCCGCTGCAAGGCAGCGGCCGGAGTTCGTGCGGCGCATCATGCGCCGCCGCTCGGGACCGAATGCGACCCCAAGCTTAGCTTCAGCGCAGGGTCAGTGCCTCGAGCTTGCCGCTGTTGCCGAAGACGTAGATGGTGTCGCCGACCACCAGGGGCCGGGCGCGCAGGCCATCGCTGTCGATCTTCTCAC contains:
- the der gene encoding ribosome biogenesis GTPase Der, yielding MVPVIALVGRPNVGKSTMFNRLTKTRDAIVGDLSGLTRDRQYGDATWQGRSYILIDTGGITGDEVGMDEKMAEQSLMAIEEADYVLFLVDARAGMTAADQMIAEHLRKRNKEAILVANKIDNIDADVARAEFSPLGMGNAIPVAGSQGRGINALMEAVLGHIPRDKVEEALDEEVAEGEEATRIPGPSEKDGIKIAIIGRPNVGKSTLVNRMLGEERVVVYDQPGTTRDSIYIPFERDDEKYTFIDTAGVRKRGKIHEEVEKFSVVKTLQAIKDANVVIFVMDAREGVVDHDLNLLGFALEAGRAIVIALNKWDGMEPSERDYVKTELERRLFFVDFADIHFISALHGTGVGHLYKSVQAAFKSAVTRWPTSRLTQILEDAISEHQPPMVNGRRIKLRYAHLGGANPPLIVIHGNQTDKIPRSYSRYLENTYRRVLKLVGTPIRIEYKGSDNPFEGKKNTLTDRQVNKKRRLMSHHKKAEKKRKDKRK